A DNA window from Camelina sativa cultivar DH55 chromosome 13, Cs, whole genome shotgun sequence contains the following coding sequences:
- the LOC104737458 gene encoding uncharacterized protein LOC104737458 isoform X3, whose protein sequence is MCRYCRTNTLLQILSFCLDLQVAVESLWASGLCWALDLQNSRSYLVNPGARQEIIPASSFKLSPEPLEPWKPVSSSFSQFVEIDSAMMKPLLMDVHETAPGSLVLSFGIADKFARQDKVMEFLLSRSEEFKEKGFDMSLLNELMELDAMRSSCQLRPYDTSSVLYLNQELGKPVLDLVRDMVDNPEFSVRSNGHVLFSSNSNPELNDLLSIASEFNLSRNSTKWRQLSPLIPHFQRFESEVLAPVNLKAVTVLAPLKSPEKTRVKSPRKQNTKRKAKERDLYKRNHLHAYESLLSLMIGNDHQHKHATVVSLQKSCGELSELLTQFSISVAGTGIAVLFSVACSLASRRVPFCANKFFDTGLGFSLVILAWAVNRLREVIVHANRKANKPCSSLKDDEIINSVEKSIKEVYFRAATVIAVFALRFAC, encoded by the exons ATGTGTCGTTACTGCCGTACTAATACTCTCTTGCAAatcctttctttttgtcttgATCTACAGGTAGCCGTTGAATCATTGTGGGCTTCAGGGTTGTGTTGGGCCTTGGACCTA CAGAATAGCAGGTCTTATCTTGTGAATCCCGGAGCAAGACAAGAGATCATACCCGCAAGCTCCTTCAAGCTGAGTCCAGAACCTTTGGAACCATGGAAACCGGTTTCTTCTTCATTTAGCCAATTCGTGGAGATTGACTCTGCCATGATGAAACCTCTGCTCATGGATGTTCATG AGACGGCACCAGGATCTCTGGTTTTAAGCTTTGGAATCGCTGACAAGTTTGCAAGACAAGATAAGGTGATGGAGTTTCTTCTGTCTCGGTCAGAGGAGTTTAAAGAAAAGGGATTCGACATGTCTTTGCTTAACGAATTGATGGAGTTGGATGCTATGAGATCCAGTTGTCAGCTACGACCGTATGATACTTCCTCTGTTCTTTACTTGAATCAAGAGTTAGGGAAACCGGTTTTGGATCTTGTTAGGGATATGGTTGATAATCCAGAGTTCTCTGTGCGGTCGAATGGTCACGTTCTGTTCTCTTCGAATAGCAATCCTGAGTTGAATGATCTACTTTCTATTGCTTCCGAGTTCAATTTGTCAAGGAATTCAACAAAATGGAGACAACTCTCACCGCTCATCCCACACTTTCAGAG GTTTGAAAGTGAAGTATTAGCACCGGTTAATCTGAAAGCAGTTACAGTGCTAGCACCTTTGAAGAG TCCTGAGAAAACCAGGGTCAAGtcaccaagaaaacaaaacacgaaGCGAAAAGCTAAAGAGAGGGACCTGTACAAAAGAAACCATCTCCACGCTTACGAGAGCCTTCTGTCATTAATGATAGGCAATGATCATCAACACAAACACGCAACAGTAGTCTCTTTACAGAAATCATGCGGAGAGCTCTCAGAACTTCTGACTCAGTTTTCAATCAGTGTTGCTGGGACTGGCATCGCTGTGCTCTTCTCTGTCGCATGTAGCCTTGCTTCAAGGCGTGTACCCTTTTGCGCAAACAAGTTTTTCGACACTGGGCTTGGTTTCAGTTTGGTAATACTGGCATGGGCTGTGAATAGACTCAGGGAGGTGATTGTTCATGCCAACAGGAAAGCAAACAAGCCCTGTTCAAGTTTGAAAGATGACGAAATCATTAACAGTGTGGAGAAAAGCATCAAGGAGGTTTATTTCAGAGCTGCTACGGTAATCGCTGTGTTTGCGCTTAGGTTTGCATGTTGA
- the LOC104737458 gene encoding uncharacterized protein LOC104737458 isoform X2 gives MIKRCFMNSHGYSISGLGLPHELCNTEIIKVAVESLWASGLCWALDLNSRSYLVNPGARQEIIPASSFKLSPEPLEPWKPVSSSFSQFVEIDSAMMKPLLMDVHETAPGSLVLSFGIADKFARQDKVMEFLLSRSEEFKEKGFDMSLLNELMELDAMRSSCQLRPYDTSSVLYLNQELGKPVLDLVRDMVDNPEFSVRSNGHVLFSSNSNPELNDLLSIASEFNLSRNSTKWRQLSPLIPHFQRFESEVLAPVNLKAVTVLAPLKSPEKTRVKSPRKQNTKRKAKERDLYKRNHLHAYESLLSLMIGNDHQHKHATVVSLQKSCGELSELLTQFSISVAGTGIAVLFSVACSLASRRVPFCANKFFDTGLGFSLVILAWAVNRLREVIVHANRKANKPCSSLKDDEIINSVEKSIKEVYFRAATVIAVFALRFAC, from the exons atgatcAAGCGTTGCTTCATGAATTCTCATGGCTACTCAATCTCGGGCCTTGGTCTTCCTCATGAGCTCTGTAACACCGAAATCATCAAG GTAGCCGTTGAATCATTGTGGGCTTCAGGGTTGTGTTGGGCCTTGGACCTA AATAGCAGGTCTTATCTTGTGAATCCCGGAGCAAGACAAGAGATCATACCCGCAAGCTCCTTCAAGCTGAGTCCAGAACCTTTGGAACCATGGAAACCGGTTTCTTCTTCATTTAGCCAATTCGTGGAGATTGACTCTGCCATGATGAAACCTCTGCTCATGGATGTTCATG AGACGGCACCAGGATCTCTGGTTTTAAGCTTTGGAATCGCTGACAAGTTTGCAAGACAAGATAAGGTGATGGAGTTTCTTCTGTCTCGGTCAGAGGAGTTTAAAGAAAAGGGATTCGACATGTCTTTGCTTAACGAATTGATGGAGTTGGATGCTATGAGATCCAGTTGTCAGCTACGACCGTATGATACTTCCTCTGTTCTTTACTTGAATCAAGAGTTAGGGAAACCGGTTTTGGATCTTGTTAGGGATATGGTTGATAATCCAGAGTTCTCTGTGCGGTCGAATGGTCACGTTCTGTTCTCTTCGAATAGCAATCCTGAGTTGAATGATCTACTTTCTATTGCTTCCGAGTTCAATTTGTCAAGGAATTCAACAAAATGGAGACAACTCTCACCGCTCATCCCACACTTTCAGAG GTTTGAAAGTGAAGTATTAGCACCGGTTAATCTGAAAGCAGTTACAGTGCTAGCACCTTTGAAGAG TCCTGAGAAAACCAGGGTCAAGtcaccaagaaaacaaaacacgaaGCGAAAAGCTAAAGAGAGGGACCTGTACAAAAGAAACCATCTCCACGCTTACGAGAGCCTTCTGTCATTAATGATAGGCAATGATCATCAACACAAACACGCAACAGTAGTCTCTTTACAGAAATCATGCGGAGAGCTCTCAGAACTTCTGACTCAGTTTTCAATCAGTGTTGCTGGGACTGGCATCGCTGTGCTCTTCTCTGTCGCATGTAGCCTTGCTTCAAGGCGTGTACCCTTTTGCGCAAACAAGTTTTTCGACACTGGGCTTGGTTTCAGTTTGGTAATACTGGCATGGGCTGTGAATAGACTCAGGGAGGTGATTGTTCATGCCAACAGGAAAGCAAACAAGCCCTGTTCAAGTTTGAAAGATGACGAAATCATTAACAGTGTGGAGAAAAGCATCAAGGAGGTTTATTTCAGAGCTGCTACGGTAATCGCTGTGTTTGCGCTTAGGTTTGCATGTTGA
- the LOC104737460 gene encoding elongation factor Tu, mitochondrial, which translates to MASVVLRNPSSKRLVPFSSQIYSRCGASISSSYSISHSIGGDDLSSSSFGTSLWRSMATFTRNKPHVNVGTIGHVDHGKTTLTAAITKVLAEEGKAKAIAFDEIDKAPEEKKRGITIATAHVEYETAKRHYAHVDCPGHADYVKNMITGAAQMDGGILVVSGPDGPMPQTKEHILLARQVGVPSLVCFLNKVDVVDDPELLELVEMELRELLSFYKFPGDDIPIIRGSALSALQGTNDEIGRKAILKLMDAVDEYIPDPVRVLDKAFLMPIEDVFSIQGRGTVATGRIEQGIIKVGEEVEILGLKDGPPMKSTVTGVEMFKKILDNGQAGDNVGLLLRGLKREDIQRGMVIAKPGSCKTYKKFEAEIYVLTKDEGGRHTAFFSNYRPQFYLRTADITGKVELPENVKMVMPGDNVTAVFELIMPVPLETGQRFALREGGRTVGAGVVSKVMS; encoded by the exons ATGGCGTCCGTTGTTCTTCGAAACCCTAGCTCGAAGCGCCTTGTTCCTTTCTCTTCCCAGATCTACTCTCGTTGCGGTGCTTCCATTTCTTCCTCTTACTCGATCTCTCATTCAATCGGTGGAGATGATCTCTCTTCCTCTAGCTTCGGTACCTCCCTCTGGAGATCCATGGCCACTTTTACTCGAAA TAAACCTCATGTTAATGTTGGAACAATTGGGCATGTTGATCATGGGAAGACCACTCTCACTGCTGCTATCACAAAG GTTCTTGCTGAGGAGGGCAAAGCTAAAGCTATTGCCTTTGATGAAATCGATAAAGCTcctgaagagaaaaagagaggaattACTATTGCCACG GCTCATGTGGAGTATGAGACTGCTAAGCGTCACTATGCTCATGTGGATTGTCCTGGGCACGCTGATTATGTTAAA AATATGATTACTGGAGCTGCACAAATGGACGGTGGAATTCTTGTGGTTTCAGGTCCAGATGGACCCATGCCACAGACAAAGGAACATATTCTACTTGCACGCCAG GTTGGTGTTCCATCACTTGTGTGCTTCTTGAACAAAGTTGATGTGGTGGATGACCCTGAGCTATTGGAGCTTGTCGAGATGGAACTACGTG AACTTCTCAGCTTCTACAAGTTTCCTGGGGATGATATTCCCATCATCCGGGGATCTGCTCTGTCTGCACTGCAGGGCACCAACGATGAAATTGGAAGGAAAGCTATATTAAAGCTAATGGATGCTGTTGATGAATACATACCTGACCCTGTTCGTGTGCTTGACAAAGCTTTCTTGATGCCAATTGAAGATGTTTTCTCAATTCAA gGACGTGGAACTGTGGCAACCGGTCGTATTGAACAGGGAATCATTAAAGTGGGAGAAGAAGTTGAGATATTGGGTTTAAAAGAT GGACCTCCAATGAAATCGACTGTAACTGGGGTTGAGATGTTCAAGAAGATTTTGGATAATGGACAG GCTGGTGATAATGTAGGACTTCTGTTGCGTGGGCTGAAGAGAGAAGACATTCAGCGTGGAATG GTGATTGCTAAGCCTGGTTCATGCAAGACGTATAAGAAGTTTGAAGCAGAGATTTACGTGCTCACAAAGGACGAAGGAGGACGTCACACTGCTTTTTTCTCGAACTATAGGCCTCAGTTTTACTTGAGGACTGCAGATATCACTGGCAAAGTAGAGTTACCCGAAAACGTGAAGATGGTTATGCCTGGTGACAATGTCACAGCTGTTTTCGAGCTAATCATGCCTGTCCCACTCGAAACAG GTCAAAGATTCGCCTTAAGGGAAGGAGGTAGAACAGTTGGAGCTGGTGTTGTATCAAAAGTGATGAGCTAG
- the LOC104737458 gene encoding uncharacterized protein LOC104737458 isoform X6, producing the protein MIKRCFMNSHGYSISGLGLPHELCNTEIIKNSRSYLVNPGARQEIIPASSFKLSPEPLEPWKPVSSSFSQFVEIDSAMMKPLLMDVHETAPGSLVLSFGIADKFARQDKVMEFLLSRSEEFKEKGFDMSLLNELMELDAMRSSCQLRPYDTSSVLYLNQELGKPVLDLVRDMVDNPEFSVRSNGHVLFSSNSNPELNDLLSIASEFNLSRNSTKWRQLSPLIPHFQRFESEVLAPVNLKAVTVLAPLKSPEKTRVKSPRKQNTKRKAKERDLYKRNHLHAYESLLSLMIGNDHQHKHATVVSLQKSCGELSELLTQFSISVAGTGIAVLFSVACSLASRRVPFCANKFFDTGLGFSLVILAWAVNRLREVIVHANRKANKPCSSLKDDEIINSVEKSIKEVYFRAATVIAVFALRFAC; encoded by the exons atgatcAAGCGTTGCTTCATGAATTCTCATGGCTACTCAATCTCGGGCCTTGGTCTTCCTCATGAGCTCTGTAACACCGAAATCATCAAG AATAGCAGGTCTTATCTTGTGAATCCCGGAGCAAGACAAGAGATCATACCCGCAAGCTCCTTCAAGCTGAGTCCAGAACCTTTGGAACCATGGAAACCGGTTTCTTCTTCATTTAGCCAATTCGTGGAGATTGACTCTGCCATGATGAAACCTCTGCTCATGGATGTTCATG AGACGGCACCAGGATCTCTGGTTTTAAGCTTTGGAATCGCTGACAAGTTTGCAAGACAAGATAAGGTGATGGAGTTTCTTCTGTCTCGGTCAGAGGAGTTTAAAGAAAAGGGATTCGACATGTCTTTGCTTAACGAATTGATGGAGTTGGATGCTATGAGATCCAGTTGTCAGCTACGACCGTATGATACTTCCTCTGTTCTTTACTTGAATCAAGAGTTAGGGAAACCGGTTTTGGATCTTGTTAGGGATATGGTTGATAATCCAGAGTTCTCTGTGCGGTCGAATGGTCACGTTCTGTTCTCTTCGAATAGCAATCCTGAGTTGAATGATCTACTTTCTATTGCTTCCGAGTTCAATTTGTCAAGGAATTCAACAAAATGGAGACAACTCTCACCGCTCATCCCACACTTTCAGAG GTTTGAAAGTGAAGTATTAGCACCGGTTAATCTGAAAGCAGTTACAGTGCTAGCACCTTTGAAGAG TCCTGAGAAAACCAGGGTCAAGtcaccaagaaaacaaaacacgaaGCGAAAAGCTAAAGAGAGGGACCTGTACAAAAGAAACCATCTCCACGCTTACGAGAGCCTTCTGTCATTAATGATAGGCAATGATCATCAACACAAACACGCAACAGTAGTCTCTTTACAGAAATCATGCGGAGAGCTCTCAGAACTTCTGACTCAGTTTTCAATCAGTGTTGCTGGGACTGGCATCGCTGTGCTCTTCTCTGTCGCATGTAGCCTTGCTTCAAGGCGTGTACCCTTTTGCGCAAACAAGTTTTTCGACACTGGGCTTGGTTTCAGTTTGGTAATACTGGCATGGGCTGTGAATAGACTCAGGGAGGTGATTGTTCATGCCAACAGGAAAGCAAACAAGCCCTGTTCAAGTTTGAAAGATGACGAAATCATTAACAGTGTGGAGAAAAGCATCAAGGAGGTTTATTTCAGAGCTGCTACGGTAATCGCTGTGTTTGCGCTTAGGTTTGCATGTTGA
- the LOC104737458 gene encoding uncharacterized protein LOC104737458 isoform X4 — protein sequence MCRYCRTNTLLQILSFCLDLQVAVESLWASGLCWALDLNSRSYLVNPGARQEIIPASSFKLSPEPLEPWKPVSSSFSQFVEIDSAMMKPLLMDVHETAPGSLVLSFGIADKFARQDKVMEFLLSRSEEFKEKGFDMSLLNELMELDAMRSSCQLRPYDTSSVLYLNQELGKPVLDLVRDMVDNPEFSVRSNGHVLFSSNSNPELNDLLSIASEFNLSRNSTKWRQLSPLIPHFQRFESEVLAPVNLKAVTVLAPLKSPEKTRVKSPRKQNTKRKAKERDLYKRNHLHAYESLLSLMIGNDHQHKHATVVSLQKSCGELSELLTQFSISVAGTGIAVLFSVACSLASRRVPFCANKFFDTGLGFSLVILAWAVNRLREVIVHANRKANKPCSSLKDDEIINSVEKSIKEVYFRAATVIAVFALRFAC from the exons ATGTGTCGTTACTGCCGTACTAATACTCTCTTGCAAatcctttctttttgtcttgATCTACAGGTAGCCGTTGAATCATTGTGGGCTTCAGGGTTGTGTTGGGCCTTGGACCTA AATAGCAGGTCTTATCTTGTGAATCCCGGAGCAAGACAAGAGATCATACCCGCAAGCTCCTTCAAGCTGAGTCCAGAACCTTTGGAACCATGGAAACCGGTTTCTTCTTCATTTAGCCAATTCGTGGAGATTGACTCTGCCATGATGAAACCTCTGCTCATGGATGTTCATG AGACGGCACCAGGATCTCTGGTTTTAAGCTTTGGAATCGCTGACAAGTTTGCAAGACAAGATAAGGTGATGGAGTTTCTTCTGTCTCGGTCAGAGGAGTTTAAAGAAAAGGGATTCGACATGTCTTTGCTTAACGAATTGATGGAGTTGGATGCTATGAGATCCAGTTGTCAGCTACGACCGTATGATACTTCCTCTGTTCTTTACTTGAATCAAGAGTTAGGGAAACCGGTTTTGGATCTTGTTAGGGATATGGTTGATAATCCAGAGTTCTCTGTGCGGTCGAATGGTCACGTTCTGTTCTCTTCGAATAGCAATCCTGAGTTGAATGATCTACTTTCTATTGCTTCCGAGTTCAATTTGTCAAGGAATTCAACAAAATGGAGACAACTCTCACCGCTCATCCCACACTTTCAGAG GTTTGAAAGTGAAGTATTAGCACCGGTTAATCTGAAAGCAGTTACAGTGCTAGCACCTTTGAAGAG TCCTGAGAAAACCAGGGTCAAGtcaccaagaaaacaaaacacgaaGCGAAAAGCTAAAGAGAGGGACCTGTACAAAAGAAACCATCTCCACGCTTACGAGAGCCTTCTGTCATTAATGATAGGCAATGATCATCAACACAAACACGCAACAGTAGTCTCTTTACAGAAATCATGCGGAGAGCTCTCAGAACTTCTGACTCAGTTTTCAATCAGTGTTGCTGGGACTGGCATCGCTGTGCTCTTCTCTGTCGCATGTAGCCTTGCTTCAAGGCGTGTACCCTTTTGCGCAAACAAGTTTTTCGACACTGGGCTTGGTTTCAGTTTGGTAATACTGGCATGGGCTGTGAATAGACTCAGGGAGGTGATTGTTCATGCCAACAGGAAAGCAAACAAGCCCTGTTCAAGTTTGAAAGATGACGAAATCATTAACAGTGTGGAGAAAAGCATCAAGGAGGTTTATTTCAGAGCTGCTACGGTAATCGCTGTGTTTGCGCTTAGGTTTGCATGTTGA
- the LOC104737458 gene encoding uncharacterized protein LOC104737458 isoform X5 has protein sequence MIKRCFMNSHGYSISGLGLPHELCNTEIIKQNSRSYLVNPGARQEIIPASSFKLSPEPLEPWKPVSSSFSQFVEIDSAMMKPLLMDVHETAPGSLVLSFGIADKFARQDKVMEFLLSRSEEFKEKGFDMSLLNELMELDAMRSSCQLRPYDTSSVLYLNQELGKPVLDLVRDMVDNPEFSVRSNGHVLFSSNSNPELNDLLSIASEFNLSRNSTKWRQLSPLIPHFQRFESEVLAPVNLKAVTVLAPLKSPEKTRVKSPRKQNTKRKAKERDLYKRNHLHAYESLLSLMIGNDHQHKHATVVSLQKSCGELSELLTQFSISVAGTGIAVLFSVACSLASRRVPFCANKFFDTGLGFSLVILAWAVNRLREVIVHANRKANKPCSSLKDDEIINSVEKSIKEVYFRAATVIAVFALRFAC, from the exons atgatcAAGCGTTGCTTCATGAATTCTCATGGCTACTCAATCTCGGGCCTTGGTCTTCCTCATGAGCTCTGTAACACCGAAATCATCAAG CAGAATAGCAGGTCTTATCTTGTGAATCCCGGAGCAAGACAAGAGATCATACCCGCAAGCTCCTTCAAGCTGAGTCCAGAACCTTTGGAACCATGGAAACCGGTTTCTTCTTCATTTAGCCAATTCGTGGAGATTGACTCTGCCATGATGAAACCTCTGCTCATGGATGTTCATG AGACGGCACCAGGATCTCTGGTTTTAAGCTTTGGAATCGCTGACAAGTTTGCAAGACAAGATAAGGTGATGGAGTTTCTTCTGTCTCGGTCAGAGGAGTTTAAAGAAAAGGGATTCGACATGTCTTTGCTTAACGAATTGATGGAGTTGGATGCTATGAGATCCAGTTGTCAGCTACGACCGTATGATACTTCCTCTGTTCTTTACTTGAATCAAGAGTTAGGGAAACCGGTTTTGGATCTTGTTAGGGATATGGTTGATAATCCAGAGTTCTCTGTGCGGTCGAATGGTCACGTTCTGTTCTCTTCGAATAGCAATCCTGAGTTGAATGATCTACTTTCTATTGCTTCCGAGTTCAATTTGTCAAGGAATTCAACAAAATGGAGACAACTCTCACCGCTCATCCCACACTTTCAGAG GTTTGAAAGTGAAGTATTAGCACCGGTTAATCTGAAAGCAGTTACAGTGCTAGCACCTTTGAAGAG TCCTGAGAAAACCAGGGTCAAGtcaccaagaaaacaaaacacgaaGCGAAAAGCTAAAGAGAGGGACCTGTACAAAAGAAACCATCTCCACGCTTACGAGAGCCTTCTGTCATTAATGATAGGCAATGATCATCAACACAAACACGCAACAGTAGTCTCTTTACAGAAATCATGCGGAGAGCTCTCAGAACTTCTGACTCAGTTTTCAATCAGTGTTGCTGGGACTGGCATCGCTGTGCTCTTCTCTGTCGCATGTAGCCTTGCTTCAAGGCGTGTACCCTTTTGCGCAAACAAGTTTTTCGACACTGGGCTTGGTTTCAGTTTGGTAATACTGGCATGGGCTGTGAATAGACTCAGGGAGGTGATTGTTCATGCCAACAGGAAAGCAAACAAGCCCTGTTCAAGTTTGAAAGATGACGAAATCATTAACAGTGTGGAGAAAAGCATCAAGGAGGTTTATTTCAGAGCTGCTACGGTAATCGCTGTGTTTGCGCTTAGGTTTGCATGTTGA
- the LOC104737458 gene encoding uncharacterized protein LOC104737458 isoform X1 has protein sequence MIKRCFMNSHGYSISGLGLPHELCNTEIIKVAVESLWASGLCWALDLQNSRSYLVNPGARQEIIPASSFKLSPEPLEPWKPVSSSFSQFVEIDSAMMKPLLMDVHETAPGSLVLSFGIADKFARQDKVMEFLLSRSEEFKEKGFDMSLLNELMELDAMRSSCQLRPYDTSSVLYLNQELGKPVLDLVRDMVDNPEFSVRSNGHVLFSSNSNPELNDLLSIASEFNLSRNSTKWRQLSPLIPHFQRFESEVLAPVNLKAVTVLAPLKSPEKTRVKSPRKQNTKRKAKERDLYKRNHLHAYESLLSLMIGNDHQHKHATVVSLQKSCGELSELLTQFSISVAGTGIAVLFSVACSLASRRVPFCANKFFDTGLGFSLVILAWAVNRLREVIVHANRKANKPCSSLKDDEIINSVEKSIKEVYFRAATVIAVFALRFAC, from the exons atgatcAAGCGTTGCTTCATGAATTCTCATGGCTACTCAATCTCGGGCCTTGGTCTTCCTCATGAGCTCTGTAACACCGAAATCATCAAG GTAGCCGTTGAATCATTGTGGGCTTCAGGGTTGTGTTGGGCCTTGGACCTA CAGAATAGCAGGTCTTATCTTGTGAATCCCGGAGCAAGACAAGAGATCATACCCGCAAGCTCCTTCAAGCTGAGTCCAGAACCTTTGGAACCATGGAAACCGGTTTCTTCTTCATTTAGCCAATTCGTGGAGATTGACTCTGCCATGATGAAACCTCTGCTCATGGATGTTCATG AGACGGCACCAGGATCTCTGGTTTTAAGCTTTGGAATCGCTGACAAGTTTGCAAGACAAGATAAGGTGATGGAGTTTCTTCTGTCTCGGTCAGAGGAGTTTAAAGAAAAGGGATTCGACATGTCTTTGCTTAACGAATTGATGGAGTTGGATGCTATGAGATCCAGTTGTCAGCTACGACCGTATGATACTTCCTCTGTTCTTTACTTGAATCAAGAGTTAGGGAAACCGGTTTTGGATCTTGTTAGGGATATGGTTGATAATCCAGAGTTCTCTGTGCGGTCGAATGGTCACGTTCTGTTCTCTTCGAATAGCAATCCTGAGTTGAATGATCTACTTTCTATTGCTTCCGAGTTCAATTTGTCAAGGAATTCAACAAAATGGAGACAACTCTCACCGCTCATCCCACACTTTCAGAG GTTTGAAAGTGAAGTATTAGCACCGGTTAATCTGAAAGCAGTTACAGTGCTAGCACCTTTGAAGAG TCCTGAGAAAACCAGGGTCAAGtcaccaagaaaacaaaacacgaaGCGAAAAGCTAAAGAGAGGGACCTGTACAAAAGAAACCATCTCCACGCTTACGAGAGCCTTCTGTCATTAATGATAGGCAATGATCATCAACACAAACACGCAACAGTAGTCTCTTTACAGAAATCATGCGGAGAGCTCTCAGAACTTCTGACTCAGTTTTCAATCAGTGTTGCTGGGACTGGCATCGCTGTGCTCTTCTCTGTCGCATGTAGCCTTGCTTCAAGGCGTGTACCCTTTTGCGCAAACAAGTTTTTCGACACTGGGCTTGGTTTCAGTTTGGTAATACTGGCATGGGCTGTGAATAGACTCAGGGAGGTGATTGTTCATGCCAACAGGAAAGCAAACAAGCCCTGTTCAAGTTTGAAAGATGACGAAATCATTAACAGTGTGGAGAAAAGCATCAAGGAGGTTTATTTCAGAGCTGCTACGGTAATCGCTGTGTTTGCGCTTAGGTTTGCATGTTGA